A part of Pseudomonadota bacterium genomic DNA contains:
- the lptD gene encoding LPS assembly protein LptD yields the protein MHAWKAFGLAAGCCLLGSLPALSAPMAESAGDDPPLLLRADEVRHDEEHGAIIAHGHVEITQGTRVLLADTITYNQRADLITATGNVTLLEPTGEVAFADYMTLTNDMREGIVRHLRILLEDDSKLVAASGNRTKGVFTEFRKAVFSPCDLCKEDPTRAPLWQLRAMEVRHDRITKDIEYKDAFLEIYGVPVAYTPYLSHPDPSVKRRSGFLMPSFGSSTELGLRTQVPYYFDIAPDKDATLAPIFTSKEGVVLAGEYRQRFEHGEVEIAGSVTEADERQNGIKVSGEKEMRGHVKSRGRFDLGPTWRTGFNAFRSSDDTYLRRYKLGNDSTLFGNENTLTTNAFLEGFRRRNYIGVNTYLFQGLRETDDPSATPLILPMIEYSHIGDPNRLGARWSLDANLLSLTRKEGTDSQRASLQTGWQLPYTAPAGHVTTVSATLQTDGYFVNDVADLADLNRERGDGFIGRAFPQLMIDWRYPFVREGEQLHHLVEPVFSIAVAPNGGNPSKIPNEDSQDFEFDTTNLLTGNRFAGLDRVEGGQRVNYGLRMGVFGDGGGSTTVFFGQSYRLRRDSTFAVGSGLEDHTSDFVGEVAVSPLSDLNVLYRTRLDKDSLRAERSEVEFGAGPPALHVSANYFFIRELATNPEFANREELTTGLSSQFTKNWSFSAFNQRDLELNNTIYWGLGANYVDECVTLQFTFLRSFTQDRDIKPSDTFFLRIILKHLGGTST from the coding sequence ATGCATGCGTGGAAAGCCTTCGGGCTGGCAGCCGGCTGTTGCCTTCTCGGTTCTCTGCCTGCGTTGTCCGCGCCTATGGCCGAATCGGCGGGGGATGACCCGCCGCTTCTGTTGCGCGCCGATGAGGTGCGCCATGACGAGGAGCACGGCGCCATCATCGCCCACGGGCACGTCGAAATCACCCAAGGTACACGCGTTCTCCTTGCCGACACCATCACGTACAACCAACGCGCCGACCTCATCACCGCCACCGGCAACGTGACGCTGCTGGAGCCGACCGGGGAGGTCGCCTTCGCCGACTACATGACGCTGACGAACGACATGCGGGAAGGCATCGTTCGACACTTGCGCATCCTGCTCGAGGACGATTCGAAGCTTGTCGCCGCTTCCGGAAACCGCACGAAAGGCGTCTTCACCGAGTTTCGGAAAGCCGTCTTTTCGCCCTGCGATCTTTGCAAGGAGGACCCGACGCGGGCACCCCTGTGGCAGTTGAGGGCGATGGAAGTCCGGCACGATCGGATCACCAAAGATATCGAATACAAGGACGCCTTTCTCGAAATATACGGTGTCCCGGTCGCCTATACGCCCTACCTTTCCCATCCCGACCCCAGCGTGAAGCGGCGAAGCGGCTTCCTGATGCCTTCTTTTGGAAGCTCGACCGAGCTCGGCCTCCGTACGCAGGTGCCCTATTATTTCGACATCGCGCCCGACAAGGACGCAACCCTTGCTCCGATTTTCACGTCAAAAGAAGGCGTCGTACTCGCTGGCGAATATCGCCAACGCTTTGAGCACGGCGAGGTCGAGATCGCCGGCAGCGTGACGGAAGCCGACGAACGGCAAAACGGCATCAAGGTCTCTGGCGAGAAAGAGATGCGCGGTCACGTGAAAAGCCGCGGGCGCTTCGATCTGGGCCCAACATGGCGGACCGGCTTCAACGCCTTCCGATCCTCGGACGACACGTACCTTCGGCGCTACAAGCTCGGCAACGATAGCACCCTGTTTGGCAACGAGAATACCTTGACGACCAACGCCTTCCTCGAAGGCTTTCGCCGACGCAATTACATAGGCGTGAACACCTACCTCTTTCAGGGACTCCGCGAGACGGACGATCCCAGCGCCACGCCGCTTATCCTGCCGATGATTGAATACAGCCACATCGGGGATCCGAATCGTCTGGGCGCGCGCTGGAGTTTGGATGCAAACCTGCTTAGCCTTACCCGCAAGGAAGGAACGGACAGCCAGCGCGCGTCCCTCCAGACAGGCTGGCAACTGCCCTACACAGCGCCGGCGGGCCATGTGACGACCGTTTCGGCCACCCTGCAAACGGATGGCTATTTCGTCAACGACGTCGCGGACCTTGCCGACCTCAACCGGGAAAGAGGAGACGGCTTTATCGGCCGCGCCTTTCCGCAACTTATGATCGACTGGCGCTATCCCTTCGTTCGGGAGGGAGAACAGCTTCACCATCTGGTGGAGCCGGTCTTTTCGATCGCCGTCGCGCCGAACGGAGGCAATCCCTCGAAGATTCCAAACGAAGACAGCCAGGACTTCGAATTCGACACAACGAATCTGCTGACCGGGAATCGCTTTGCCGGACTTGACCGTGTCGAAGGCGGCCAGCGCGTGAACTACGGCCTGCGGATGGGAGTGTTCGGCGACGGCGGCGGAAGCACGACCGTCTTCTTCGGTCAGAGCTACCGCCTCCGCCGAGACAGTACCTTCGCGGTGGGTTCCGGACTCGAAGACCACACTTCCGACTTCGTCGGCGAAGTGGCCGTGTCACCGCTTTCCGATCTCAACGTCCTTTACCGCACCCGGCTGGACAAAGACAGCCTGCGGGCGGAACGAAGCGAGGTCGAGTTCGGCGCCGGGCCGCCTGCCCTTCACGTTAGCGCGAACTATTTTTTCATCCGGGAATTGGCCACGAACCCGGAATTCGCCAACCGCGAGGAATTGACCACGGGGCTGAGTTCGCAATTCACGAAAAACTGGTCTTTTTCGGCCTTCAACCAACGGGATCTCGAGCTCAACAACACCATTTACTGGGGGCTGGGGGCCAACTACGTGGACGAATGCGTGACCCTTCAATTTACCTTCCTCCGCAGTTTCACCCAGGACCGGGACATCAAGCCGTCGGACACCTTTTTCCTGCGTATTATTCTCAAACACCTTGGCGGAACTAGCACTTGA
- the lptG gene encoding LPS export ABC transporter permease LptG: MQLPTTLSRYLGRQFLFGFLAMLGLLVTLVVMVDIVELLRRAAARPSVLGIDIFEMTLLKIPEMAQQLAPFAVLFGGMFIFWRLTRHHELIVIRGAGISAWQFLLPILLVAVFIGVFKIAVFSPLASAMLSRYESLDNKLLRGRASLLALSPTGLWLRQADETGQSVVHAQRLSQHDMTLEDVTIFLFEGTDHFTGRIDTKSARLENGHWQLEQAWFTAPDRPATFRGSYQVKTDLTIEKIQDSFASPETLSFWELPAFIQTLEKAGFSARRHRLYWHSLLAEPLLFCAMVLIAATFMLRRNRTTNTATLLTMAAMAGFLLYFLSDIVHALGLSEKLPVILAAWTPAGVATLLGLTMLLHLEDG, encoded by the coding sequence GTGCAGCTTCCGACCACCCTCTCCCGTTACCTGGGCCGCCAATTCTTATTCGGCTTCCTTGCGATGCTCGGGCTGCTTGTCACGCTGGTCGTGATGGTGGACATCGTCGAGCTTCTTCGGCGCGCCGCCGCGCGGCCCTCCGTTCTAGGCATCGATATCTTCGAAATGACCCTTCTGAAAATACCGGAGATGGCGCAACAGCTTGCCCCCTTCGCCGTTCTTTTCGGCGGCATGTTCATCTTCTGGCGCCTGACGCGACATCACGAACTCATCGTCATCCGCGGCGCCGGTATCTCGGCCTGGCAGTTCCTGTTGCCGATTTTGCTGGTCGCCGTCTTCATTGGGGTTTTCAAAATCGCCGTCTTCAGCCCCCTCGCCTCCGCCATGCTTTCGCGCTATGAGTCGCTGGATAATAAGCTGTTGCGGGGCCGAGCCAGTTTGCTGGCACTTTCCCCGACCGGGCTTTGGCTGAGGCAAGCGGACGAAACCGGCCAATCCGTCGTCCATGCCCAACGGCTGTCCCAGCACGACATGACGCTTGAGGACGTCACCATCTTTCTTTTCGAAGGCACCGATCACTTTACCGGCCGGATCGACACCAAGAGCGCCCGCCTGGAAAATGGGCATTGGCAGCTGGAGCAAGCCTGGTTCACGGCGCCGGATCGGCCGGCGACCTTCCGGGGAAGCTATCAGGTGAAAACCGACCTTACGATCGAGAAGATCCAGGATAGCTTTGCCTCGCCGGAGACCCTCTCCTTCTGGGAACTGCCGGCCTTCATCCAGACGCTTGAGAAGGCCGGGTTCTCGGCGCGACGCCATCGCCTATACTGGCACTCCTTGCTGGCGGAACCCCTGCTGTTTTGCGCGATGGTGCTGATCGCGGCAACGTTCATGCTTCGGCGAAACCGCACGACGAACACGGCCACCTTGTTAACCATGGCGGCGATGGCCGGCTTTCTTCTCTATTTCCTTTCCGACATCGTTCATGCGCTTGGCCTGTCGGAAAAATTGCCCGTCATTCTCGCGGCTTGGACACCGGCCGGCGTCGCCACGCTGCTCGGTCTCACCATGCTGCTGCACCTCGAAGACGGCTAA
- the pdxA gene encoding 4-hydroxythreonine-4-phosphate dehydrogenase PdxA has protein sequence MTATSKRLPLALTMGEPAGIGGEIALKAWAKHHQSLPPFFLLDDPARLKRLAADLRLAVGITPIGSPAEASAAFDLGLPVLPLTVPASAAPGKPQPENVPAVLEAIRRAVACVEEGRAAALVTNPIHKATLSAAGVPYPGHTEFLAKLASSRHTPVMMLVIEDLRVVPVTIHIALRDVAGALTTERIVACGRIVADALVRDFGIARPRLAVAGLNPHAGEKGSFGSEEMTVIAPAIEALIGLGIVARGPFPADSLFHAGARQAYDAALCMYHDQALIPLKTIDFKGGVNVTLGLPFVRTSPDHGTAFEIAGQGIADETSLVAALKLARDIADRRAIA, from the coding sequence ATGACCGCAACGTCGAAACGCCTGCCGCTCGCGCTCACGATGGGAGAGCCGGCGGGTATCGGCGGCGAAATTGCGCTGAAGGCCTGGGCAAAACACCATCAAAGCTTGCCGCCGTTTTTTCTGCTCGACGACCCGGCCCGACTTAAGCGGCTCGCTGCCGACCTCCGTCTCGCGGTGGGCATCACCCCGATCGGAAGCCCGGCCGAGGCAAGCGCGGCTTTTGACCTGGGCCTGCCCGTCCTTCCTCTGACCGTCCCCGCGTCGGCGGCACCGGGAAAGCCGCAGCCGGAAAACGTCCCGGCCGTGCTCGAAGCAATCCGCCGGGCGGTCGCTTGCGTCGAGGAAGGCAGGGCCGCCGCCCTCGTCACCAACCCGATTCACAAGGCGACGCTTTCGGCGGCAGGCGTTCCCTACCCCGGCCACACGGAGTTCCTGGCCAAGCTTGCCAGCAGCCGGCACACCCCCGTCATGATGCTGGTGATCGAGGACCTTCGCGTCGTACCGGTCACGATTCACATCGCCCTCCGTGACGTGGCCGGGGCACTCACGACCGAGCGGATCGTTGCCTGCGGCAGAATCGTTGCGGACGCCCTCGTGCGCGACTTTGGCATCGCACGGCCGAGGCTTGCCGTCGCCGGCCTCAACCCCCACGCCGGCGAGAAGGGCAGCTTCGGTTCCGAAGAAATGACGGTCATCGCGCCGGCCATCGAGGCGCTCATCGGCCTTGGAATCGTGGCACGCGGGCCGTTTCCTGCCGACAGCCTGTTTCACGCCGGAGCGCGCCAGGCATATGACGCCGCACTTTGCATGTACCATGACCAGGCCCTGATTCCGCTCAAGACGATCGACTTCAAAGGCGGCGTCAATGTGACGCTCGGCCTTCCCTTCGTGCGAACCTCGCCCGATCACGGCACCGCCTTCGAGATCGCGGGCCAGGGAATCGCGGACGAGACGAGCCTTGTCGCGGCGCTGAAACTGGCCCGCGACATCGCGGACCGTCGAGCCATCGCCTGA
- the rsmA gene encoding 16S rRNA (adenine(1518)-N(6)/adenine(1519)-N(6))-dimethyltransferase RsmA, which produces MSGGLFTRPPLGDVIRQYGLDADRRLGQHFLLDPNLTRKIARAAGDLHACTVIEIGPGPGGLTRALLDAGAKRVVAIELDPRCVVALEGLVRESDGRLTVLEGDALTTELAGLAPPPWRIVANLPYNVSTALLLKWLHSENKPEEMVLMFQKEVAARLSAKPRTKAYGRLSILAQWLMEITPLFDIGPKAFVPPPKVSSTVLRFHLRGSPLAPADIAFLSRVTRAAFGQRRKMLRASLRGLGVETADLLAEAGVLPTARAEELSVEEFCALARALAKQAA; this is translated from the coding sequence ATGTCCGGCGGCCTTTTCACGCGCCCGCCGCTTGGCGATGTGATCCGGCAATACGGTCTCGACGCCGACCGCCGTCTCGGCCAGCATTTTCTGCTCGACCCGAATTTGACGCGCAAGATTGCAAGGGCGGCCGGCGACTTGCACGCGTGCACCGTTATCGAAATCGGTCCCGGCCCGGGGGGGCTGACGCGCGCGTTGCTGGATGCCGGCGCCAAACGTGTCGTCGCGATCGAACTCGATCCGCGCTGCGTTGTGGCTCTCGAAGGTCTCGTTCGGGAAAGCGACGGCCGGCTTACGGTTCTCGAGGGGGACGCCCTCACGACCGAACTGGCCGGGCTGGCGCCGCCGCCCTGGCGCATCGTTGCCAACCTGCCCTATAACGTTTCCACGGCCCTGCTTCTGAAATGGCTCCATTCCGAGAACAAGCCAGAGGAAATGGTCCTCATGTTCCAGAAGGAGGTGGCGGCACGGCTTTCCGCGAAGCCGCGTACGAAGGCATACGGCCGGCTTTCCATTCTCGCCCAGTGGCTCATGGAAATTACCCCGCTTTTCGACATCGGCCCGAAGGCCTTCGTGCCGCCGCCGAAAGTTTCCTCGACCGTGCTTCGCTTCCACCTGCGAGGCAGCCCTCTGGCGCCGGCCGATATCGCTTTCTTAAGCCGGGTGACCCGAGCCGCCTTCGGCCAGCGGCGGAAAATGCTGCGGGCGAGTTTGAGGGGGTTGGGGGTGGAGACCGCCGACCTTCTCGCCGAGGCCGGGGTTTTGCCAACCGCCCGTGCCGAGGAGCTTTCAGTCGAAGAGTTCTGCGCACTCGCCCGGGCGCTGGCGAAACAAGCGGCTTAG
- a CDS encoding DNA polymerase III subunit chi translates to MTAINFYHLQRSTLEQALGQLLEKAAAGRTRAVVLAGSEERVEALSAALWVAPPGGFLPHGSCRDGHAEDQPVWLTTEDENPNQASVLVLTDGRSSERLGEYERCLDLFDGQDPSAVAAARERWRRYQTEGHELIYWQQTPAGGWEKKKG, encoded by the coding sequence ATGACGGCGATCAATTTCTATCACCTGCAACGCAGCACGCTGGAGCAGGCGTTGGGGCAGCTGCTTGAAAAGGCAGCGGCCGGTCGGACGCGGGCTGTCGTGCTGGCCGGTTCGGAAGAGCGCGTCGAGGCCTTGAGCGCGGCCTTGTGGGTGGCGCCGCCGGGGGGCTTTCTCCCGCACGGCAGCTGCCGGGACGGGCACGCGGAAGACCAGCCGGTGTGGCTGACGACGGAGGACGAGAATCCGAATCAAGCCTCCGTCCTTGTGCTGACGGACGGCAGGAGTTCCGAGCGCCTTGGGGAGTATGAACGGTGCCTTGATCTCTTCGATGGGCAAGACCCCTCCGCGGTTGCGGCGGCGCGCGAGCGCTGGCGTCGTTACCAGACCGAAGGTCACGAACTTATTTATTGGCAGCAGACGCCAGCGGGCGGCTGGGAAAAAAAGAAAGGGTAG
- the gmk gene encoding guanylate kinase encodes MPELKIPRRGLMLVLSSPSGAGKTTIARALLGRDSGIAMSVSCTTRPKRPEEKEGRDYHFIDETAFDRQAREGAFLEHAKIFGNRYGTPKVAVENALKAGRDLLFDIDWQGNRALKKLVGDDLVSVFILPPSMETLDHRLRARAQDAEDVVRKRMARAEDEISHWDEFDYLIVNENLEESVEAVHAILKAERLRRTRQTDLPDFVCRSRKS; translated from the coding sequence ATGCCGGAGTTGAAAATCCCCCGTCGCGGATTGATGCTGGTGCTCTCTTCGCCTTCCGGGGCGGGAAAGACAACGATCGCGCGCGCTCTGCTTGGGCGCGATTCCGGGATCGCGATGTCGGTTTCCTGTACGACACGGCCGAAGCGGCCCGAAGAAAAGGAAGGCAGGGACTACCATTTCATAGACGAGACGGCCTTCGATCGTCAGGCAAGGGAAGGAGCCTTTCTCGAGCACGCCAAAATCTTCGGCAACCGTTACGGTACGCCGAAGGTGGCGGTGGAAAACGCGCTGAAAGCCGGCCGCGACCTTCTGTTCGACATCGACTGGCAAGGCAATCGGGCTTTGAAAAAACTTGTCGGAGACGATCTTGTCAGCGTCTTCATCCTGCCGCCTTCGATGGAGACGCTCGATCACCGGCTGCGGGCGCGGGCCCAGGACGCGGAAGACGTCGTCCGCAAGCGGATGGCCCGGGCGGAAGACGAGATCAGCCACTGGGACGAGTTCGACTACCTCATCGTCAACGAGAACCTTGAAGAAAGCGTGGAAGCCGTTCACGCAATCTTGAAAGCCGAACGGCTGCGCCGGACGCGCCAGACCGACCTTCCGGATTTCGTCTGCCGATCGCGGAAAAGCTAA
- a CDS encoding peptidylprolyl isomerase, with the protein MRFFSFVVLLIALTVSFARAEETRRIAAVVNEEAISDLDLDARLRLIAFTANLRESTDVLQRMVPEILRTLIDERLKIQEASRLEIKVEDEELEAAKRGIESRNGIPEGTLDDALRTEGIPPSTIATQIRASLAWEKIVRNQLYPRVSVSEDEVDEHIVRQKQYKGTIEYLVSDIFMAVGEAADEDAVFQTVKRVAEASRTEGNFERFAQEFSQSITALSGGDLGWVREGQLANKMNEALHGMKGGDISDPIRTEDGYHILWLRDQRHAGEAAGSDSVSLSQILFPLKPTAPQDEVAAAMTKAQNERKNLSGCAAMNRAAELLKTPMSGHIGTMSVSDLPFPLREPVRQLPVGQPSEPLQTESGIHLLMVCDRPDSQGPTEDRQQVQLNLLLEKLDLLARRYLRDLRQTAFVDVRL; encoded by the coding sequence ATGAGATTTTTTTCGTTTGTCGTACTGCTGATCGCGCTGACGGTAAGTTTCGCGCGGGCAGAGGAAACCCGCCGCATCGCCGCCGTCGTCAACGAGGAGGCAATTTCCGACCTCGATTTGGACGCTCGGCTGCGGCTTATTGCCTTTACGGCGAATCTTCGCGAATCCACCGACGTTCTTCAGCGCATGGTGCCGGAGATTCTGCGCACCTTGATCGACGAAAGGCTGAAGATCCAAGAAGCCAGCCGCCTCGAGATTAAGGTTGAGGACGAGGAACTGGAAGCGGCGAAGCGGGGAATTGAAAGCCGGAACGGCATTCCCGAAGGCACCCTCGACGACGCCCTGCGCACCGAGGGCATCCCCCCCTCGACCATCGCCACGCAGATACGCGCATCGCTGGCGTGGGAAAAAATCGTCCGTAACCAACTTTACCCGCGGGTGTCCGTCAGTGAAGACGAGGTGGACGAACACATCGTCCGGCAAAAACAATACAAGGGGACGATAGAGTACCTTGTTTCGGACATTTTTATGGCGGTCGGCGAGGCGGCCGATGAAGACGCCGTCTTTCAGACCGTCAAACGGGTGGCGGAAGCATCGCGCACCGAGGGAAATTTTGAACGCTTCGCGCAAGAATTCTCCCAATCCATTACGGCGCTTTCCGGCGGCGACCTCGGGTGGGTCCGGGAAGGCCAGCTCGCAAACAAGATGAACGAGGCCCTGCATGGGATGAAGGGCGGGGATATCTCGGACCCTATCCGCACGGAGGACGGCTACCATATCCTTTGGCTTCGCGATCAGCGGCACGCGGGCGAGGCGGCGGGCAGCGATTCCGTAAGCCTGAGCCAGATCCTGTTTCCGCTGAAGCCCACCGCCCCTCAGGATGAGGTCGCCGCGGCGATGACAAAGGCGCAAAACGAACGGAAGAATTTGAGCGGCTGCGCGGCCATGAATCGGGCGGCCGAGCTGTTGAAGACCCCGATGTCCGGCCATATCGGGACGATGTCCGTTTCGGACCTGCCCTTTCCATTGCGCGAACCGGTCAGGCAGCTTCCTGTCGGACAACCAAGCGAGCCGCTTCAAACGGAGTCGGGCATTCATTTACTGATGGTCTGCGACCGCCCCGATTCCCAAGGACCCACGGAAGACCGTCAGCAGGTCCAGCTGAATCTGCTGTTGGAAAAACTCGACCTTCTCGCGCGGCGTTATCTCCGCGACCTTCGCCAGACGGCGTTTGTCGACGTCCGCTTATGA
- the lptF gene encoding LPS export ABC transporter permease LptF, whose protein sequence is MKKTAFLYVFRQLAWATALVCAGLTCVIWLTQSLGFVDLIVNRGLELTAFVSLTLHLLPTYLVIVIPIAFFAASLFIYNKLTMDSELIVLRAAGFSPRNLMAPAFLLAAILTLVCYSITIYFLPTSFRTFKDLQFLFRHNYSSILLKEGVFNTLGDGLTVYVRERSGNGELYGILMHDSRNPVQTITILAEHGKFVRTDTGPKLILVNGNRQEIDKKTSRLQLLYFDRYTADLGTLGEAPGYRWREPRERYLHELFFPSDSADDQNNWGKLVAEGHQRLVSPLYNFVFLYLALAVLLSGDFNRRGQSVRILAAIGLAVMVEFFSIGLNNLAAKIPTTIPLMYLNVLLPTIIGHHVLMRGGLKIRLFPPAARGASEVQ, encoded by the coding sequence ATGAAGAAAACGGCTTTTCTCTATGTTTTCCGGCAACTTGCCTGGGCGACGGCCCTCGTCTGCGCGGGCCTGACCTGCGTAATCTGGCTCACGCAGTCGCTTGGCTTCGTCGATCTCATCGTCAACCGCGGCCTCGAACTGACGGCGTTCGTTTCGCTGACATTGCACCTGCTGCCCACCTACCTTGTCATCGTCATCCCGATCGCGTTCTTCGCGGCTTCGCTGTTTATCTACAACAAGCTGACCATGGATAGCGAACTGATCGTCCTGCGTGCGGCCGGGTTTAGCCCGCGGAATCTGATGGCGCCGGCGTTCCTGTTGGCGGCAATACTTACTCTCGTTTGCTACAGCATCACGATCTACTTTCTGCCAACGTCCTTCCGGACGTTCAAGGACCTGCAATTCCTCTTCCGGCATAACTATTCCTCCATCCTGCTGAAGGAAGGCGTGTTCAATACGCTTGGCGACGGGCTAACCGTCTACGTACGGGAGCGGAGCGGAAACGGCGAGCTTTATGGAATCCTGATGCACGACAGCCGCAATCCGGTCCAGACCATAACAATCCTGGCCGAGCACGGAAAGTTTGTCCGCACGGACACCGGCCCCAAGCTCATCCTCGTGAATGGCAACCGCCAGGAGATCGATAAAAAGACGAGCCGCCTACAGCTTCTCTATTTCGATCGCTACACGGCCGACCTTGGAACTCTCGGTGAAGCGCCGGGCTATCGGTGGCGTGAGCCGCGCGAGCGCTATCTCCACGAACTGTTTTTCCCATCCGATTCGGCAGACGATCAGAACAACTGGGGCAAGCTGGTCGCCGAAGGGCATCAGCGCCTCGTCTCCCCCCTCTATAACTTCGTCTTCCTATACCTCGCATTGGCCGTGCTGCTTTCGGGAGACTTCAACCGCCGCGGACAGAGCGTCCGCATCCTCGCCGCCATCGGCCTTGCGGTCATGGTGGAGTTTTTCAGCATCGGCCTCAATAACCTTGCGGCGAAAATACCGACAACGATTCCGCTCATGTATCTTAACGTCCTCTTACCGACCATCATCGGCCACCACGTGCTGATGCGAGGCGGCTTGAAAATTCGCCTGTTTCCACCAGCCGCGCGCGGCGCGTCGGAAGTCCAGTAG
- a CDS encoding leucyl aminopeptidase, with translation MKIDFSEPQLSASGAIVVGVLEGNRLSPTADALDKATGGGITRAIKLGRFTGKRRKFLKLLAPANIKASQIVLVGLGAAEDLSGLDFQKIGGDIVGQLNAAQEESGAIAVDRLPGCKLKPQEIAAEIAYGARLGGYRFDKYWKKKESEDRKPATLQQLSVRVKGAAQARRRFDPLAKVADGVLFTRDLVSEPANVLYPETLAKEATKLRRLGVKVEIFDEKKIRKLGMGALLGVAQGSTRKPRLVVLCWQGAPVRGKGNRPIAFVGKGVTFDSGGISIKPAARMEDMKWDMGGSAVVLGLFHALAARKARVDAVGIVGLVENMPSGTAQRPGDVVTSMSGQTIEVINTDAEGRLVLADALWYCQDRFKPRVIVDLATLTGAVIVALGTEVAGLFASDDGLAAQLTAAGEREGERIWRLPLEASYEEDIKSEIADMKNVGSDRGAGSITAALFLKRFVKNVPWAHLDIAGVTWTAKPKPTVPKGGTGFGVRLLNRFVADNYEGK, from the coding sequence ATGAAAATCGATTTTTCCGAGCCGCAGCTGTCGGCATCCGGCGCCATCGTCGTCGGCGTGCTGGAGGGCAATCGCCTGAGCCCGACGGCGGACGCCCTCGACAAGGCAACTGGCGGCGGGATTACGCGCGCGATCAAGCTTGGGCGCTTTACAGGCAAGCGCCGGAAATTCCTGAAGCTTCTGGCGCCCGCGAACATCAAGGCCAGCCAGATCGTGCTGGTCGGGTTGGGCGCCGCCGAGGACCTTTCCGGACTCGATTTCCAGAAAATTGGCGGCGACATCGTCGGCCAGCTGAACGCGGCACAGGAAGAAAGCGGCGCAATCGCGGTTGACCGGTTGCCCGGCTGCAAGCTGAAACCGCAGGAAATCGCCGCCGAGATCGCCTATGGTGCGCGCCTCGGGGGGTACCGTTTCGACAAATACTGGAAGAAGAAGGAAAGCGAGGATCGGAAGCCGGCAACCCTGCAGCAGCTTTCCGTCCGAGTGAAGGGCGCCGCTCAGGCCCGTCGCCGGTTTGATCCCCTTGCCAAGGTCGCCGACGGAGTCCTCTTTACGCGCGACCTCGTATCGGAGCCTGCGAACGTCCTCTACCCGGAAACTTTGGCGAAGGAGGCGACGAAGCTTCGCCGTCTCGGCGTCAAGGTCGAGATTTTCGACGAGAAGAAAATCCGCAAGCTCGGAATGGGGGCGCTTCTGGGCGTTGCCCAAGGCAGCACCCGCAAGCCTCGCCTTGTCGTCCTGTGCTGGCAGGGGGCCCCGGTGCGGGGCAAGGGAAACCGCCCCATCGCCTTCGTCGGCAAGGGCGTCACCTTCGACAGCGGCGGCATTTCGATCAAGCCCGCCGCTCGCATGGAGGACATGAAGTGGGACATGGGTGGGTCCGCCGTCGTGCTCGGGCTTTTCCACGCGTTGGCTGCGCGCAAGGCGCGCGTAGACGCGGTCGGTATCGTCGGTCTCGTCGAGAACATGCCGTCGGGCACCGCCCAGCGGCCGGGCGACGTCGTAACCTCGATGTCGGGCCAGACGATCGAGGTCATCAACACGGACGCGGAAGGCCGGCTTGTCCTGGCGGATGCACTTTGGTACTGCCAGGACCGCTTCAAGCCGAGAGTTATTGTTGATCTCGCAACGCTGACCGGTGCGGTTATCGTCGCCCTTGGAACGGAGGTGGCGGGTCTTTTCGCCTCCGACGACGGCTTGGCCGCCCAATTGACCGCCGCCGGCGAACGCGAGGGCGAGCGCATCTGGCGCCTGCCGCTGGAGGCGAGTTACGAGGAAGACATCAAATCCGAGATCGCCGATATGAAAAACGTCGGCTCCGATCGCGGCGCCGGCAGTATCACGGCGGCTCTTTTCCTGAAGCGTTTTGTCAAAAACGTTCCCTGGGCCCATCTCGACATCGCCGGCGTCACGTGGACGGCCAAGCCGAAACCGACCGTTCCGAAGGGTGGTACCGGGTTCGGCGTGCGCCTGCTCAACCGGTTCGTCGCCGACAACTACGAAGGCAAATAG